One stretch of Mobula birostris isolate sMobBir1 chromosome 5, sMobBir1.hap1, whole genome shotgun sequence DNA includes these proteins:
- the LOC140197230 gene encoding cholesterol 25-hydroxylase-like protein 2 codes for MYSAETTQVFDPYVRVIQNANISHYASNRSLLQPLWDYLRVNHQDTLRSPLFPVIISVSTYFISCTFYMTLDILARRCPAINKCKIQPEQHVTWANILKTLWLTGCNHVIFVFPAAAFQWYWRPPIPLLEDTPQLSEFLIGILSCTILFDFQYYFWHLMHHKFRWLYTTFHAIHHEYYAPFSWSTQYLSAWELISVGFWTTIDPIILQCHSLTAFTFMILNVWIAVEDHSGYDFPWALHNIIPFGLWGGSVKHDAHHQKPQYNFAPYFSHWDWLCGTCCEYKRSPACLEMEKKRRKASKS; via the coding sequence ATGTATTCTGCAGAAACGACCCAAGTCTTCGACCCATACGTCCGGGTAATACAGAATGCCAATATTTCTCATTACGCCTCGAACAGGTCCTTGCTGCAGCCCCTGTGGGACTACCTGCGAGTCAACCACCAGGATACCCTCCGCTCGCCTCTCTTTCCAGTCATCATCTCAGTCTCCACCTACTTCATCAGCTGCACCTTCTACATGACGCTCGACATCTTGGCTCGCAGATGCCCGGCCATTAACAAGTGCAAGATCCAGCCGGAGCAGCATGTAACGTGGGCAAACATTCTCAAGACTCTGTGGCTTACCGGCTGCAACCACGTTATCTTTGTTTTCCCAGCAGCCGCCTTCCAGTGGTACTGGCGACCTCCGATCCCCCTCCTGGAAGACACACCACAGCTCTCCGAGTTCCTTATAGGAATCCTCAGCTGCACAATTCTCTTCGACTTCCAGTATTACTTCTGGCACCTTATGCACCACAAGTTTCGATGGCTCTACACGACTTTCCACGCCATTCATCACGAATATTACGCTCCCTTCTCCTGGTCGACGCAGTATCTATCTGCCTGGGAACTGATCAGCGTTGGCTTTTGGACCACCATAGACCCGATTATCCTGCAGTGTCACAGCCTGACAGCGTTCACCTTCATGATCTTGAACGTCTGGATAGCAGTGGAAGACCACAGCGGCTATGACTTTCCTTGGGCTTTACACAATATTATCCCTTTCGGGCTCTGGGGCGGCTCTGTGAAACACGATGCTCACCACCAGAAACCACAGTACAATTTTGCCCCTTACTTCTCACACTGGGACTGGCTTTGCGGCACTTGCTGCGAATACAAGCGCTCGCCCGCCTGTTTGGAGATGGAAAAGAAGCGACGCAAAGCCAGCAAAAGCTAG